The proteins below come from a single Ptychodera flava strain L36383 chromosome 6, AS_Pfla_20210202, whole genome shotgun sequence genomic window:
- the LOC139135809 gene encoding uncharacterized protein produces the protein MSSSNNTGACGRDDSGDQGLAKQFKSDSVSIATDEENEDDVTVQNVPSESECKEYRIGMCQQSRVCGRDRHPHIRYPSACNWDQSHMSRLHFECHCFNVARSLHITGIWPGTSIISEWLSSDEDSLRRILTEDENGGDKDYGAKMNDSPGIVSAFSGHATTQIFVARELPNHLQGEEDGFLQLLTSLTGKYDIKTTDKRTLYTAVHSGLQNQNTLKIATVHRSTLLTWIKTCQHYGSGALAEKFLDELVVGLVNSAAQETACPVIVSVRDSTERTISVCGQSINIASNVEVSGGYEGVLQVMTFTNNKALSGPKSVTRGLPHALPQIAGGALALATDSPFGNKHYKTVYQMSVHATHSDCENDDDQVHVLLVRSHVARTTLQRMPECPIPNPLNRSYILYEKVACGKNIYSESFITFVYLAIKAAMVLFQSCSEQAQ, from the exons ATGTCTAGCAGTAACAACACAGGTGCCTGTGGTAGAGACGATTCGGGGGATCAGGGTCTTGCGAAACAGTTCAAGTCTGATTCAGTATCTATAGCAACAGACGAAGAGAATGAAGACGACGTAACTGTTCAAAATGTACCGTCAGAGTCAGAATGCAAGGAGTATAGGATTGGAATGTGTCAGCAATCAAGAGTGTGTGGGCGGGATCGTCATCCACATATACGCTATCCGTCAGCATGCAACTGGGATCAAAGCCACATGAGCAGGCTACACTTCGAGTGTCACTGCTTCAACGTGGCAAGATCACTGCACATAACTGGAATATGGCCCGGGACCAGCATTATCAGTGAATGGTTATCTTCTGACGAGGATTCCTTACGGCGCATTCTCACTGAGGACGAGAATGGGGGTGATAAAGACTATGGCGCTAAAATGAACGATTCGCCGGGCATTGTATCTGCATTCTCAGGACATGCAACTACCCAGATTTTTGTGGCACGAGAGCTACCaa ATCATCTGCAAGGAGAGGAAGATGGTTTCCTACAATTATTAACCTCTTTAACAGgaaaatatgacataaaaacaactGACAAAAGGACTCTCTATACAGCTGTTCATAGT GGTTTACAGAACCAAAACACACTGAAGATTGCCACTGTTCACAGGAGTACATTGTTAACATGGATCAAAACCTGCCAGCATTATGGAAGTGGTGCACTTGCTGAAAAATTCCTGGATGAGCTTGTCGTTGGCCTTGTTAACTCTGCAGCCCAGGAAACAGCATGTCCTGTGATAGTGAG TGTACGAGATTCCACTGAGCGTACAATATCAGTATGTGGACAGTCCATCAATATAGCAAGTAATGTTGAAGTTTCTGGAGGATATGAAGGTGTTCTTCAGGTCATGACCTTCACAAAT AACAAGGCACTGTCCGGACCAAAGAGTGTCACACGAGGCCTTCCTCATGCCCTACCACAGATAGCAGGTGGGGCTTTGGCTTTAGCGACTGACAGTCCATTTGGTAATAAGCACTACAAGACTGTTTACCAGATGTCAGTTCATGCTACTCATTCTGAttgtgaaaatgatgatgatcagGTGCATGTGTTGCTGGTGAGAAGTCATGTTGCCCGTACAACTCTGCAACGCATGCCAGAATGTCCTATTCCCAATCCACTCAATAGATCTTACATTCTGTATGAGAAAGTTGCTTGCGGAAAGAACATTTACAGTGAAAGCTTCATAACCTTTGTGTATCTTGCCATTAAGGCTGCAATGGTCCTTTTTCAAAGTTGTTCAGAGCAAGCACAGTAG